GCAGGCTGGGCGCTCTTTGAACTGTGGAGCGGCGCGTTCCTGTGGGCCTGCGTGGTAGGCGCGCTGGCGCTGATGTCGTTTCACGGCTTTTTCATCGACTTCAATCCAGACCGGCACCAGCTCAGCCGGAAGGACGACGAAGCCTCCTGAAAGCTCACCCGCGCGATGCGCCGGCTTTCATCAGCGCGGCGAGGTCGAAACCGGACGCCTGCACGGCTTCCAGGGTCAGCGGTGTCGGCTGGCTGAGCAGCCGGCGCGCCGCCATGTGGTCGCCCGGCACATTGACCGTTTCCACGCCGATCAGCTCGCCGAGACGGAAGCACTGGACGGAAAGCTTGCCGTCGTCGACACCGCCGCGAATCTCGTGATGGTCGGCGCCCGCCGTCAGTCCGGCGATCTGGAGCTTGTGCGGTCCCTGGTCGCTCCAGAACCAGGGCAGCTTGTCGTAGCGCTCGGGATGGCCGACCAGCCGCCGCGACAGACATTTCGCCTGGTCGATGGCGTTCTGGACGGATTCGAGGCGGATCTGCAGGCCCTCCTGGCCGAAGGGGAAGGAGGCGCAGTCGCCGATCGCCGAGATGGCGGGGTCCTCCGTGGCGAGGAGATCGTCGACACGCACGCCGTCATGCACGTAAAGGCCGGCGGCTTCCGCGATTTCAGCATTCGGAATGACACCGGCCGAGATGAGGACGAGGTCCGCCGGGATTCGCTCCCCCTCGGCGGTTTCGACACCGCCCGCCTTGCCTGCCCCGTCGTCAAGGATGGCGCGGGCGAGCGAGTTGAGCCGCACGTCGACGCCGCTCGCCGTGTGGACGGCGTAGAAGTATTCGGAGACCGGCGGCGAGACGACGCGCGACATCAGCCGCGCGGTGGCTTCGAGAACGGTGACATGCAGCCCGGCCGCCCGCGCAGTCGCCGCGACTTCGAGGCCGATGAAGCCGCCGCCGACCACGACCAGGCGTGAGGCCCCGGCGAGCCGCTCGCGCAGGTTCTCGGCATCGGCCAGCGTGCGCAGGCCGACCACATTGTCGAGGTCGATCCCCGGCAGCGGCAGGCGGCGGTTGCGCGTGCCGGTGGCGAGGACGAGATGGCCGTAGGCGATGGTGCGGCCGTTCGAGAGCGTGACGGTCCGATCGGCGCGATCGATTCCGGTGACAGTACGGCCGTCCTCGAGGCCGATCCTGTTCTTCTCGAAGAAGTCGGCATTACGGAAGAGCAGCCGGTCCGGATTCGGGTCCTTGATGTATCCCTTGGAGAGTGGCGGCCGCTGGTAGGGCAGGCCCGGCTCCTCGCCGATGATGAGGATTTCGCTCTCGAACCCGTCCTGGCGCAGGCTCGCAGCGGTCTGGAAGCCGGCCTGGCCGCTGCCGGCGATGAGAATTCTGTCGGTCATGGTTCAGTCCGAGAAAGCGGGACCGGGCGTCCCTGGCAGACGCGAGATGAACCATAATCGGAAGAGAAAGCCAATCTCTCGTTGCGACCGGCGTTTGTGCCCGCCTGCCGCTTTTCACTCCCGAAAAAACAAACGACCCCCGGACGAACCGGGGGTCGCGCAATGAAGATGCGGTCAGATCAGCAGTAAGCTGCGCTGGCCGTGCAGGTCGCCTGCATCATGCCGCCGATGTTGCCGGCGCCATAGGCTCCGTAGGATGCATTCGGCCATTCGGCGTTCTGGCCGAACCAGGACGCGCCCTGGACGTTGATGCCGACCGAGGTGTAGCCCCAGCTCGTCACGCCGACGACGATATTCCGGTTGGCCGCATTGCCGAGCGAGGCGCTGCCGGTCACGACCGGAGCCGTACCGAAGTTGACGAGCCACGGGCCACCCGAGGAACCGCCTGTCATGGCGGAGCCGAGCTGGGTGTTCTTCAGCAGCTTGCCATTCGAGCCGGTCAAAGTGATGTACTTGCCGTAGGAGTCGCCGCGCAGCATCTGGTAGCCGTTGTCGATCGCGACCGGATAGCCGATCTGAGTGATCTGGGCGACCGTTGCATTGCCGAAGATCGGCGTAGAGAGATAGCTGTAACCGTTCCAGCCGTAGCCGTACCAGCCGCCCATGCCAGTGCCTGCATAGACACTGTTCTTCGGCGCAAGCGTGACGGTCGCCAGATCGTTGTTGCAGACCACGCCGGTGGCGCCGGACTGGCAGGTGTCGGTGCCGTTGAAGTAGACGGTCGGAATACGCCAGGTCACGCCGCTATAGTAGCCCCACGGGCCGCCCGCGGAATTGTAGTTCGCCGGATACCAGCGCACTTCGTTCGCGAAGCCGGCCGTGCCCTGGCCGTAATTGTGCACGCAGTGCGCGGCGGTGATCAGCACGCCCTTCTTCACGAGAGACGCGGTGCAGACGTACCAGCTCGAGCCGAAGCGCATCCAGAGCTTGCCGGAATAGCGATAGGGGCGGCTCCCGACGGGAACGAGTGCGCCGTTGGTCGTGTTCATAGGAACGCCGGTCACAGCCACGCGGGCGATGGTGTAGGGCCACTTGTAGCTGCTGTTCAGGCCGTAGGCGTTGCTGCCGACGCCGTTGTCTCCGGTCGCACCGGCCTGCTCGCCGACGGTTGGCGTGCCGCCCGTGCTGGCATAGGGAACGACGCTCGGCGTGGTGGTCGGCAGACGGCTGAGACCGGGGCCGACGGGTCCCGAGGCCGAGGCAGATCCCGATGGCCCGGCTGCTACGGTTTTGGCTCCGTTGGCGAGCTGGGCACTGCCCATCTCCACAAGCGCCAGCGTGATGCCAAGTGTGATTGATGTGAGCCTGGCTGCTTTCAGCAAGCTAGACATGATGTTCCTCCAAAAAGGGGTTCGACTTATTCCGGCGCGGAGATTACTCCGGCCATTGGGTTACGCAAGGGAAATTTATGGTAAGAAATGGGCGAAAACTGTGTTTTTTCTCACGTAAGAAAAAATAAATAGTCGTCCGACTGTGACATGTTTCACAAAGCAGTTGTATGAAAACTATCCTGTTTCGGTTTAGTTTAAGAGTTGTTTCAAGTTTCGAAGGAGATTGGCAGAGATGCTAGTACGTTCCCTAACGTAAGATAAGCATAGATCAAATCGAACCGTGTCCAGAGCGTTCTCTTTCGCGATTGCGGTGATTCGATTCTGAATCATGTATTGGTGGAAATCCGCACCCTGGGTTTCGCTGAGGCCTGAGATACTTGAGGCAAGTGGCCGGTCAACACGACCGAGGTTCGAGGCGGAGACATTATTTGCACGAGAACTGATCGCTGCCCGTAAAAGTTGAACAAGCGCGATTGTCCTCCCCATGTGAGGGAAGGCCGATCTTATCTGCGATGACGCTGCGATCAGGGGCACGACAGGTGCTTTTCAGGACGTGTCGTGTAGCTCGACTGGAACGGCGGCGGATATGGCGAGCCTTTCGATGAGCGCGCCCAGGCCACGGGTCGCGCCGCCCTCATTGCCGGCCTCGTCAGACGCCAGTCCCCGATGCAGGAACGACAGGCGGCACAGATGCGCCGCCACCGCCCGCATGTAGAGCCCGAATGCCCTGAGCGAATCGGCAACATCCTCCGCATCGAAGGGATGGCTGCCGAAGCCGGCCTGCATCGGGACGGGCGTCCAGGGTCTGCGGGCGAAGCTCCGGAGCGTGCCTTCGACATAGGCGCTCAGCAGCGTATTCGCCTGCCAGGCGGCCCACAGCACGCACCAGCGGACCCAGAACGAGCGGCTAGCAGCCTGTTCGGCCATGTCGGCGATCGAGAACAGGCGCATGACGATCCTCGCCATCTCCGCCTGTTCCCTCCCTGCCTTCGCCCTCCAGCCCATCTCCGGCTCCCGTTTGACCGGATGTAGTTTTGGGCATGCTGGCAGGGGTGGGGATGGAAAAAGTTTCGGCTGTGAGAATCTCCAAGCTGGACAAGGGGTTACGGGAGAGCAGGCGAAAATCGATCCACCGGAAGGCTCGTTTTTGCTTCGTTCGGCGCAGAGGAACGACGGGACCGCCGAAGGCGGCGAGGGCGATCAGTGCGGTATGTGCGAACGACCCGGCTGTTGCGACGCCCCCCGAGATGCGGGATTCATATGAGAATCCTATTTCTTTGACCTGCGGGCGCTCTCGAACGTTTATGGGGTTCGGGGGCATATCCTCGCCAGCTTCAGCGCCTCGCGGCCAGGTTGGTCCGGTGAAGCCGGTCGCCGAGCGGACGCAGGTCTCTCGGCAGGCACCTTGCGACGGCAGCTGAGTAACAAAAGGCCTTATGCCGCCGGCTATCGACGATGGCTCGCGCGCAAAGGGCCAAAATGAGCCGGTAGGTGTCCGATGATACTGGAATATGTCCTGAGCGGAGCCGTCACGATATTTGTCGCGGCATATCTCGCCTATGCCTTGCTCAGGCCGGAGCGGTTCTGACCGCGGTCCCGGCGTCTTTCCCGAGACAGTGCAGAGCATGGCCAGCCGCTTCCGCCGCTCGACCGGCGAGATCAATCCCCGGCCTCCCGTCCGCGAGGACAAAAAGGGTGTTCGCGCATCGGACATCATCTTCGGGATCACGCTGGCGATGCTGATCTCGGCGCTGCTGGTCCGGGCCGTGGCGAGCCTGTTCACGCCGGCTTGACCGCGGGCGCGTTTCCAAGAATTCACAACTGGAGTCTCCCATGAGCCAGTCGAAGTCCGCCAGCGTCATGGATGCCGGCATCCTCATTCCCGCGATCGGCGGGGCATTTCGCAAGCTCGATCCCCGAACGCTTGCCAGGAACCCGGTCATGTTCGTCGTGGCCGTGGTCTCGCTGCTGACGACCGTGCTTTTCCTCAAGGATCTGGCGGCCGGGGCCGAAGGCCTCGGCTTCTCGTTCCAGATCATCCTCTGGCTGTGGTTCACGGTCCTGTTCGCCAATTTCGCAGAAGCCGTGGCGGAAGGCCGGGGCAAGGCCCAGGCGGATTCGCTCAAGCGATCGCGCACCGAGACCCAGGCCAAGCTGCTCACCAATGGCGGCCGGCAGGAGTTCACGACGGTGCCCGGCACCAGCCTCAAGGTCGGCGACCTGGTGCTGGTCGAGGCGGGCGACATCATCCCGTCCGACGGTGAGGTGGTCGAGGGTATCGCCTCGGTGAACGAGGCGGCGATCACCGGCGAATCCGCGCCCGTCATCCGCGAATCCGGCGGCGACCGCTCGGCCGTAACAGGCGGCACGCAGGTCCTCTCCGACTGGATCAAGGTCAGGATCACGGCGGCCGCCGGCTCGACCTTCATCGACCGGATGATCGCGCTGGTGGAGGGCGCCGAGCGCCAGAAGACGCCGAACGAGATCGCCCTCAACATCCTGCTCGCCGCGATGACGCTGATCTTCGTGATGGCGGTGGCGACCATTCCCGCCTTTGCCTCCTACGCCGGCGGCGCCATTCCGATCGTCGTGCTGGTTGCCCTGTTCGTGACGCTGATACCGACCACGATCGGTGCGCTGCTGTCGGCCATCGGCATCGCCGGGATGGACCGGCTGGTGCGCTTCAACGTGCTCGCCATGTCCGGCCGCGCCGTCGAGGCGGCGGGCGACGTCGACACGCTGCTGCTCGACAAGACCGGCACGATCACCCTCGGCAACCGCCAGGCGACCGAAT
The Mesorhizobium australicum genome window above contains:
- a CDS encoding NAD(P)/FAD-dependent oxidoreductase — encoded protein: MTDRILIAGSGQAGFQTAASLRQDGFESEILIIGEEPGLPYQRPPLSKGYIKDPNPDRLLFRNADFFEKNRIGLEDGRTVTGIDRADRTVTLSNGRTIAYGHLVLATGTRNRRLPLPGIDLDNVVGLRTLADAENLRERLAGASRLVVVGGGFIGLEVAATARAAGLHVTVLEATARLMSRVVSPPVSEYFYAVHTASGVDVRLNSLARAILDDGAGKAGGVETAEGERIPADLVLISAGVIPNAEIAEAAGLYVHDGVRVDDLLATEDPAISAIGDCASFPFGQEGLQIRLESVQNAIDQAKCLSRRLVGHPERYDKLPWFWSDQGPHKLQIAGLTAGADHHEIRGGVDDGKLSVQCFRLGELIGVETVNVPGDHMAARRLLSQPTPLTLEAVQASGFDLAALMKAGASRG
- the kdpF gene encoding K(+)-transporting ATPase subunit F, with product MILEYVLSGAVTIFVAAYLAYALLRPERF
- a CDS encoding trypsin-like serine peptidase, giving the protein MSSLLKAARLTSITLGITLALVEMGSAQLANGAKTVAAGPSGSASASGPVGPGLSRLPTTTPSVVPYASTGGTPTVGEQAGATGDNGVGSNAYGLNSSYKWPYTIARVAVTGVPMNTTNGALVPVGSRPYRYSGKLWMRFGSSWYVCTASLVKKGVLITAAHCVHNYGQGTAGFANEVRWYPANYNSAGGPWGYYSGVTWRIPTVYFNGTDTCQSGATGVVCNNDLATVTLAPKNSVYAGTGMGGWYGYGWNGYSYLSTPIFGNATVAQITQIGYPVAIDNGYQMLRGDSYGKYITLTGSNGKLLKNTQLGSAMTGGSSGGPWLVNFGTAPVVTGSASLGNAANRNIVVGVTSWGYTSVGINVQGASWFGQNAEWPNASYGAYGAGNIGGMMQATCTASAAYC